A stretch of Arachis hypogaea cultivar Tifrunner chromosome 15, arahy.Tifrunner.gnm2.J5K5, whole genome shotgun sequence DNA encodes these proteins:
- the LOC112751802 gene encoding F-box protein SKIP23-like: MDEINRWADINEDLFKEISKRFHAYDDYIRLRLVCKEWSLKHPKIPNGNKIPWLLLPDETVKNYYYEDEEIHHLMQLGAADDETLDTCALEEKDIYHIMLSEMQSYNKFIRGSGHGWLIVQSISDGTIQMLNPFTNRSLDLPPVSTLPTIIDFQPDNHGDEYTMWDFRDIRITLDRDRTHRFQVEKVIINSSPEHDIENFMAVVIFGPNQRLAFYKPGNMRWVEFPTRDKEFNDVIFFQGKIYAINNDGQLYEFDTNTRTGLKGGIHETRPPSEIPVGPLRLKYLIGCTNGSLLMLTRYVNLPLGKELGTSKFDIHELKRNGKEWSTLDNLGDYILVIGYNSSVQISVPFLSKGNQIWFTNNQMELQSSFYDPVAQDIGIFDLDHGNFQRVLLDVKFFCPPVWLLS, translated from the coding sequence ATGGACGAGATTAATCGATGGGCAGACATTAATGAAGATTTGTTTAAAGAAATTTCAAAACGGTTCCATGCCTACGATGATTACATCCGGCTTCGATTGGTTTGCAAAGAGTGGAGCTTGAAACATCCAAAGATTCCCAATGGAAACAAAATTCCGTGGTTATTGTTACCTGACGAAACTGTCAAGAATTATTACTACGAAGACGAGGAGATTCATCATCTCATGCAATTAGGTGCTGCAGATGATGAAACTCTTGATACTTGTGCCCTTGAAGAGAAAGATATTTACCATATCATGCTGTCAGAGATGCAGTCGTACAACAAGTTCATTCGCGGTTCTGGTCATGGATGGTTGATTGTCCAATCCATATCTGATGGCACTATACAAATGTTAAATCCATTTACAAATCGTAGTTTGGATCTTCCTCCAGTCTCAACTTTACCCACTATAATTGATTTCCAGCCTGATAATCATGGGGATGAATACACAATGTGGGATTTCCGTGACATTAGGATCACCCTGGATAGAGATAGAACACATAGATTCCAAGttgaaaaggttattataaactCATCTCCTGAGCATGACATTGAAAATTTTATGGCGGTGGTGATATTCGGACCTAACCAGCGATTGGCCTTTTACAAGCCTGGCAATATGAGATGGGTAGAATTTCCAACCAGAGATAAGGAGTTTAATGACGTAATATTTTTCCAAGGAAAGATATATGCCATAAACAATGACGGGcagctatatgaatttgatacAAACACAAGAACAGGGCTTAAGGGAGGAATCCATGAAACCAGACCTCCATCTGAAATTCCAGTAGGCCCTCTCAGGCTTAAATATCTTATTGGGTGCACCAATGGAAGTTTATTGATGTTGACAAGATATGTTAACCTTCCCTTGGGGAAGGAATTAGGGACTTCCAAATTCGATATCCATGAGTTAAAAAGAAACGGGAAAGAATGGTCAACATTAGATAATTTAGGTGATTATATACTAGTGATTGGATATAATTCATCTGTTCAAATTTCTGTGCCTTTTCTAAGCAAAGGAAATCAGATTTGGTTTACAAATAACCAAATGGAGTTGCAATCATCATTTTACGATCCTGTTGCCCAAGATATCGGCATCTTCGACTTGGACCATGGAAATTTCCAGAGAGTATTGTTAGATGTGAAGTTTTTTTGTCCTCCTGTTTGGTTGTTATCCTAA